ATCGCCACCGATCCGATCGAAGGAGCCCCATGGCCAACCAGCGCGCGCTCGTTCGCATGTCCGAGGCGGAGATCCAGCACTTCCTTTCTGGCCCGCACACGATGTGCCTCTCGACCGTGGACAAGGACGGCTTCATCCACTCGGCCGCTATGTGGTACGCCCTCCTGGACGGACAGGTTGCCGTGCTGGCCAAACGTCGATCACAGAAGGTCGTCAACGCCCTCAGGGGTGGGCGGCTCACCGGTCTCGTGGAGGACGGCACGACGTACACCGAACTGCGCGGTGTCTGCCTCATCGGCACGCCGCGCGCCGATGACCGGCCCGAGGTCAAGGTGCGCGTGGCCCTATCGCTTTTCGATCGCTACAGCCCCGACGGCGCCACGTTCGATGCGCAGGCATCGACCTACAACCGGATCGTGCTGTGGATCGAGCCGATCAAGGTCGCTTCGTGGGATCACGCCAAGCTGCGTCCGAAGTCAGAGGACACCCTCCCGCGCGAGTGAGGCGATCTCATCGGCGGACAGCCCGAGGATCTCTCGTAGCACGTGCTCGGTGTCCTGCCCGTAGTTCGGTCCACTGCGATCGAACGGTCCGCCGATGTACGGCGGCGTTTCGCTGAACGCGACCGGCACCTCTTTGACCGGCCACCGCCCGATCTCGGCCTGGTCCAGCTCGACCAGCCAGCCCAGGTGCGCCAACTGCGGATCGGTGTCGCAGCGATCCTCAGCGGTCTGGCAGACGCCCGCCGGCACACCAGCGGCCTGCAGCGCAGCCATCAATGCGAACGGCTCCCAGTCCCGCGTGGCGCCGGCCATCAACGCGTCGAGACGATCCTGGTGCTGTATCCGATCGGCCAGGCTGACGAAGTCGGCGTCGTTCGTCCACTCGACCCGGCCGAGAACGCGCGTGGCCGCGATCCAGTGCTCCTGCGTGAACGCCGCTATCGCGATCCACCGGTCAAGACCGTCCGTCGGGTAGACGCCGTGCGGAGCTGCCGGCCGGTAGGGCGATCGATTGCCGATGCGCTGCCAACTGCGGCCGTTCGCGCTGTGATCGAGCACCGCCGTGCCGGTCAGATAGAGGCCGGCTTCCACCTGGGACGAGTCGATCCAGCAACCGCGACCGGTCGCGTGCCGCCGGTACAGCGCCGCGAACACGGCCAGAGCCATCTGGTATGCGCCGAACCAGTCGAGGTACGAGTAGCCGATGCCCGCCGGACCGTAGGGCTCCGGCAGGCCGGACATGTCGCTGAGCCCCGACATCGCCTGGGCGGTCGGCCCAAACGCCCGCAAGCCGCGGTACGTTCCGTGCTGGCCCATGCCGCTCTGCTGTACGTAAACGAGATCGGGCTTCACCGACCGCAGCACGTCGTAGCCGAGACCCATCCGGTCCATGGTCCCGGGCGAGAATCCTTCGACGAGGACGTCGGCGGTACGAACCAGTTCGAGCAGCAGCTCCCGTGCTCGGGGAGCTTTGAGGTTTAGGCTCATCGCCAGCTTGCCGGCGTTGATGTCCATGAAGGCGCCGCTGCGATTGACACTCGTCGTAGGCGTCGGGGTCAGCGGCCCGGTCGCCCGGTCGCGCTCGGCCCGGCCGCCGTCCGGCGCGGTCCCCAGACCGCCTCGCATTCCGTCGAGCCGGCTCTCGTGCTCGACCTTGATGACTTCGGCACCGTGCGCGGCAAGGAATCGGCCGGCGCCGGCACTGGCCAGGAACCAGCTGAGGTCGACCACCCGGACACCGTCGAGCGCGAAGGGCTTGCCCCGTGGGCTCAGCCGGCCCGGCCCTGACGTAGGGGGCGGTATCGACCGGGGACGAGTCGCACGCGCGGCCACCTCGGCGAGCACGCTCTCGGTGTGCTCGCCGAGCATCGGGGCGCGCGGGCCCGTGCGCCACCCCGCGTCCGGGCAGAACCACCGCGAGGTGACGTGGGTGAAGGCCCGACCGAGCTCGGGGAACTCGACGTCGGTGAAGGTGTCGCGCGCTAGCCAATGGGCATCGCCGACGTTCTCCTCCGGACGGCGCACCGGCGCCCACGCCATGCCCGCCGCCTGGCCCTCCAACCACAGGTCCCGGTCATAGGTGAAGCTGCGCACGAAACGATCGACGACCGCGTCGACGTGGAACAGGTTCTCCGGGCGGTGCAGCACCGCCGGGTCGGCGTACCTCTCATCGGCGAGATCGTCCGCCAGCCCGTACGACGCCAGCACCTTGGCGATCGTCGACACCGTCGATCCGAAGCCACGCAGGTAGGTGCGGTAGGGCAGAATCCACCGGCCGTCCTTCGTGCGGGAGACGCCGGGCGTCATAACTCCGGCCGCACTGGCCGAACCGTCGGTCCGCCGGCCGAAGGAGTGGCGGCAGGTCAGCCGTCCGTGCGGAACCCGGTTGAAGATCCAATCCGGCACGTCGGTCTCGGTGTTACCGCTGACGACCTGGTGCACCGACGCGCTCAGTCGCTGTCCGCGACCGGACCGCTGACGGCTGAGGAGCGCGACGATCACCTGCATCGCGGCCAGCTCGCCCACCATGTGGTAGGCCTGCCACATCTGCGGAGCCACCGGCGGCGCGTCGTACGTGCCGTCCGGCTCCGGGTCGTACCCGCAGTTCATGATCACGCCGCCGAGCGCCAGGTGGATCAGGTCGCTCCCCTGGTAGTCCGCCCACGGACCGGTGTCGCCGAACGGGCTGATCCGGACCTGGACCAGACCCGGATTGCGCTCGGCCAGTACGTCCGGCCCCAGTCCCCGGTCGGTGAGGTAACCGCGCGGGCGTGAGTCGATCAGCACGTCGGCGTCGGCCACCAGCTCCAGGAATCGATCCCGATCCTCGGTTGCGTCCAGGTCGAGGACGACGCCACGCTTGCCGAAGTTGTAGTGCCAGAAGTGCAGACTCCGGTTCGGGTGCGGGATGTCGTCGAGGAACGGCCCGAACGCGCGCGTGCGTTCGCCTCCGAGCGGCTCGATCTTGATGACATCGCCACCGAGCCCACCGAGCAGTCGTCCGCAGAACTCGCCGAGTTCGTCTGCGACTTCGACGATCCGGACGTCCGAGAGAAAGCCTGCCTGCTGGTCCTGGTCGGTCGACAACAGCCTGCTCCTGGTCAACTAGCGACCGCGCTGATCCGCGGCCCATCTGCCATACATCAATTGTCAGGCTATTATATGGAACGCGAAGAGGCTAGGTGTCGGCCGAAAAATGACCTATCGAGCGCGCCGGGCCGAGGCCGGGCGACGGGTACTTGGCGCACCCTGCGCCACGCTGGCCAGATGCGCCAGATGTGACCGCGTGGCCCGCTCGGCCCGATCGGGGTCGCCCTCGGCGATCCCCTCCAGGATGTCTCGATGCTGCCGGACGGCTTCGCGCGCGCTCTCGGCAGAGTGCCGCACCAATCGAACCGGCTGGGTCAGGTCGTGCAGCGCGCCCAGGAGGGCGGCCAACACGTCGTTGTGCGTCGCCCGCGCGACCAGATAGTGGAACTTGGCGTCGAGCGGGGGGACCGCGGGATCCTCGAACGTCATAACCCGTTCGGAGTCGAGCACGTTGCGGATCGCGGTTACGTCGTCCTCGGTGCGGTTGGTCGCCGCCAACCGAGCGGCCGGGATCTCGAGGATCTCGCGAACCATGGAGATCTGATCGTGGTCGATGGTCCCAAGCGACAGCGTCGCCCGCATCGACGCGGCGATCATCTCCGCCAGTTCCGTCGGGCCGATCTGGCGCACGAAGCTACCGCCGGTCGCGCCCGGCTGCGTGAGGATCAGGCCCGAGGCGGCGATCGACCTGAGCGCCTCACGGATGGTCGCCCTCGACACCCCGAACAGCTCGGCAAGTTCGGCCTCGCTCGGCAGCTTGTCGCCCTGCTGCAACTGGCCGGTCGTGATCGCCTCCCGCAGCTGCTCCTCGACCTGCAGGCGTGGGCGCTTGACACTCTTGGGGTTGAATCCGGTTGGCGCAACCACGCAGTCACCTCGGCGCTAGAAATCGCATTTATCTTACATCAGACATCAAGACGCTCGACTCGGACTCTATAGCAAGTCCGAACGCAAATCAGCTAGCCGGCTGGTGGAATCGTAGGGACAACTCTGCCACGTAGCGCCAATTTCGTCCCGCCCGAGGCGCGCGCAGCCTGCCTCAACCCAACCGGTCTGACAGTTAGCCAGGGCCAGCTGATCCAACCCTGGCGGTCACCGGGCTCCGGCGACGCGCTTCGGCGCGCGCTTACGGGCCGCCTTCGGGCTCGCTGATGCTGGCGTGCGCGCCGACTCGAGCACATGCCGGCGCGAACACTTCTCCGCTTGATCCGGGTCGCCGGCGGCGATCGCCTCGAGGACCTCCCGCTGCGTAGGCGAGTTCGCGCCGCGCGCGCTGTCCGTGTCCGCCACCGGTTCGGTGAGCTGTCGCATGGCGCCGAGCAGGGCGGACAGCACGTCGTTGTGGGTAGATTTCGCGACCAGTGCGCCGAAGGCGGCCGCGCTCGGCTTGTCGTTCTCAGCATCGGCGTCGCTCGCATCGAGCGCACCTCGGATCTCAGTGACGTCCATCGCGCTGCGGTTTGTGGCCGCGAGCCGGGCGGCCGGAACCTCGAGCAGCTCACGCACGACCCGGATGTCATCTCGGCTGACCGTGCCGAGCGCGAGCGTGGCACGAATCGGGACGGCGATCATCTCGGCCAGTTCGGCGGCGCCGAGCGTGCGGATGAAGCTGCCGCCGCTCGCCCCGGGCTGGGTGTGGATGAGCCCCGATGCACCCAAGGAGCGCAGTGCTTCACGCACGGTGACTCTGGACACGCCGAACAGCTCAGCGAGCGCCGCCTCGCTGGGCAGCTTCTCCCCTTGCTTGAGCTGCCCGCTCGCGATGGCCTCGCGAAGCTGGTCCTCGACCTGCAGCCGAGGCCGCTTGACGCTCGTCGGAGAGAACTTGGTCGCCATTCGCGCAGCCTCCATTTGTCGGTCGGCTGCATATTCTAGCGTCAGACAGTGAACTGCTCTGCACCCTGCGGGGCGCCGCGCTCAAGCGGCAAGTACAACACCCAGGATGGCGCGGACCCGACCGAGCAGATCGAGATCCCGGGCACCGAGGCCTCGCCCGCGTCCGAGCCACAAGCGACCGACCTGATCACCGTCCTCTTGGAGCGGCCAGGTGTGGCACGCCTCGCCCGGCAACACGACGGTCTCGTTCGGCGTGGCGCGTACCGACGAGCACCGCGGCGAACCGCCGTACTCCTGCGCGCGCGAATCCTGGATCAGGACAGTGCGGTCGATCGTGCGGGCCAGCTCCTTCGTCAACGCTTCGATGCCGGCCGATCGGTCGGGCCCGTCGAGCGACTCGGCCACCGCCGCGGCGGCGGCCGCGACCAGGGTCGTGAATCTGTCGTCCGCGGATCCCGTGACCTGGACCCGGATCTCCACCCGCTGGTCGCCAGCGGCGTGCTTCCAGGTGCGAACGGATCCGGCGACGCGCGCCCCGGCCGACCACGAACCGCGCTGGCAAACACCGGCCGGCGTCGTCACGGCCAGCTCGACGGTCCGCGCTGCCAGCCCGTCGCCCACTGCTCGGGCCAGTCGGTCCAGGGGCGCCGCAGACTGCGATCCGACGATCCGCAGCTCCGGCGAGGCCGGCGTGGGGGCGTCGTAGTCGGCCTCGGCGCGCAGCATCCTGTGGTTCATCAGCCATCCTTCCGCTGGTCTGGCCGAGGTGCCTGCCGGCCCTCGTTGGCCCTCGACAGCAGTGAACTCCGGCGCTCCTACGCTGTCCAATGCAAGTTGGACCGCGACACATGCGTTCGGCGCATGGCGGTTCTCGCACCGCAGGTGATCGCCGAAGCCCGACCGCGCCAAATGCACTCGGCCTCCCCGCGACTCAATCTCCCGGGAACTTGCCGACGGCAGCTCGTTTGAGCAACGCGATGAGACGGTCGGCGACCACCCGCGCGAGCGGGCTCAGGGGCGAACTCTCGACCGTCACGAGGCAGGCCTCCAGGTTGGCCCGGTCGCTCGGTAGCTGAACCGGGAGCGCGACGAGGTCCGCGGCCCACCGGGATCCGGACAGCAGCACCGGGGCGAGGACGAGCGCGTCCGAGCGCCCGCCGATCTCCGCGAGCAGGCGGTAGTTGTCCGCCTCGAGACTGGGGATCTGCAGGCCGAGCGAGGCCAGCACGGTGTCGTCCAGGATCCGTCGGATGGGACTCGACCCGATGACCGGGTAGCGGCCGAGTTGACGCGCGGAGAAGTCCGAGCCCCGGAGCAAGGGATGGTCCTTGCGCACGAGCAGACCGTAAGTCGGAGCCATGCTGACGCTCTCGATGCGCAGCCGGCTCGAGACGGCGAACTCACTAGCTCCCGGCCAGGTTCCGCCTACGTAGAAGGCGATCTCACCGTCGAGCAGCAGTCGACGCAAGGCCGCGTCGTTGTCCACCCGGACGACGGCGCGCATTCGTTGCGCGAACACGAGGTCGGCCAACTCGGGGAGATAGAGGTTGGCAGCGAGTGGCCCGAGTCCGAACGAGACGGAACCGGCGCCCCCGGAGCTCACCACGCGCAGCTCTGACTCCAGTTCCTCCGATCGCCGCACGAAGTCCTCGGTTAGGGCGATGAACTGCAGCCCGGCCCGCGTGAGAATGGCCCCCGAACGGCTCCGGTCGAAGATCTTGATGCCGAACTGCCGCTCGGTGGCCTGCACGCTTCGCGTCAGAGCCGGCTGCGACATGTTGATGACCTGGGCAGCGCGCACGAAGCTCCCTTCGCGCGCGACCAGAAGCACGTGGCGGAGCCGGGGCAGGTCGATCACGCGTGCCATCCCGTCGATCGAAGCGTGCCGCCACGCTACAGGGAACTACGCCCAGTGCCTCGATAGCGGCGCACGTGATCAGTGAATGACGGCCGACGGCGCACTCTCGATCACCAGGGCGTCAAGTGCGCTGATACCGCCATCGGTATCGATCCGGACCGGGTTCACGTCGAACCCGGCGATCGTGGCCGTCGCCGCGAAGGCAGCCGATATCCGGGCAACGGTCTCGACCAGCGCGGCGAAGACCGACGGCCGATCCTCGGCCAGCAGCCCTCCGGGCAGCGTGCGGCGAAGTGCCCGACTGACCGCCCCTTCGCTGAGTGGCGCCGGCAGAAGCGTGGTGTCCCCCATTGATTCGGCGAACCAGCCGCCCGTACCGATGCCGACGA
This genomic stretch from Jatrophihabitans cynanchi harbors:
- a CDS encoding pyridoxamine 5'-phosphate oxidase family protein, producing the protein MANQRALVRMSEAEIQHFLSGPHTMCLSTVDKDGFIHSAAMWYALLDGQVAVLAKRRSQKVVNALRGGRLTGLVEDGTTYTELRGVCLIGTPRADDRPEVKVRVALSLFDRYSPDGATFDAQASTYNRIVLWIEPIKVASWDHAKLRPKSEDTLPRE
- a CDS encoding CaiB/BaiF CoA-transferase family protein gives rise to the protein MSTDQDQQAGFLSDVRIVEVADELGEFCGRLLGGLGGDVIKIEPLGGERTRAFGPFLDDIPHPNRSLHFWHYNFGKRGVVLDLDATEDRDRFLELVADADVLIDSRPRGYLTDRGLGPDVLAERNPGLVQVRISPFGDTGPWADYQGSDLIHLALGGVIMNCGYDPEPDGTYDAPPVAPQMWQAYHMVGELAAMQVIVALLSRQRSGRGQRLSASVHQVVSGNTETDVPDWIFNRVPHGRLTCRHSFGRRTDGSASAAGVMTPGVSRTKDGRWILPYRTYLRGFGSTVSTIAKVLASYGLADDLADERYADPAVLHRPENLFHVDAVVDRFVRSFTYDRDLWLEGQAAGMAWAPVRRPEENVGDAHWLARDTFTDVEFPELGRAFTHVTSRWFCPDAGWRTGPRAPMLGEHTESVLAEVAARATRPRSIPPPTSGPGRLSPRGKPFALDGVRVVDLSWFLASAGAGRFLAAHGAEVIKVEHESRLDGMRGGLGTAPDGGRAERDRATGPLTPTPTTSVNRSGAFMDINAGKLAMSLNLKAPRARELLLELVRTADVLVEGFSPGTMDRMGLGYDVLRSVKPDLVYVQQSGMGQHGTYRGLRAFGPTAQAMSGLSDMSGLPEPYGPAGIGYSYLDWFGAYQMALAVFAALYRRHATGRGCWIDSSQVEAGLYLTGTAVLDHSANGRSWQRIGNRSPYRPAAPHGVYPTDGLDRWIAIAAFTQEHWIAATRVLGRVEWTNDADFVSLADRIQHQDRLDALMAGATRDWEPFALMAALQAAGVPAGVCQTAEDRCDTDPQLAHLGWLVELDQAEIGRWPVKEVPVAFSETPPYIGGPFDRSGPNYGQDTEHVLREILGLSADEIASLAREGVL
- a CDS encoding FadR/GntR family transcriptional regulator; this encodes MQQGDKLPSEAELAELFGVSRATIREALRSIAASGLILTQPGATGGSFVRQIGPTELAEMIAASMRATLSLGTIDHDQISMVREILEIPAARLAATNRTEDDVTAIRNVLDSERVMTFEDPAVPPLDAKFHYLVARATHNDVLAALLGALHDLTQPVRLVRHSAESAREAVRQHRDILEGIAEGDPDRAERATRSHLAHLASVAQGAPSTRRPASARRAR
- a CDS encoding FadR/GntR family transcriptional regulator — its product is MATKFSPTSVKRPRLQVEDQLREAIASGQLKQGEKLPSEAALAELFGVSRVTVREALRSLGASGLIHTQPGASGGSFIRTLGAAELAEMIAVPIRATLALGTVSRDDIRVVRELLEVPAARLAATNRSAMDVTEIRGALDASDADAENDKPSAAAFGALVAKSTHNDVLSALLGAMRQLTEPVADTDSARGANSPTQREVLEAIAAGDPDQAEKCSRRHVLESARTPASASPKAARKRAPKRVAGAR
- a CDS encoding LysR family transcriptional regulator → MARVIDLPRLRHVLLVAREGSFVRAAQVINMSQPALTRSVQATERQFGIKIFDRSRSGAILTRAGLQFIALTEDFVRRSEELESELRVVSSGGAGSVSFGLGPLAANLYLPELADLVFAQRMRAVVRVDNDAALRRLLLDGEIAFYVGGTWPGASEFAVSSRLRIESVSMAPTYGLLVRKDHPLLRGSDFSARQLGRYPVIGSSPIRRILDDTVLASLGLQIPSLEADNYRLLAEIGGRSDALVLAPVLLSGSRWAADLVALPVQLPSDRANLEACLVTVESSPLSPLARVVADRLIALLKRAAVGKFPGD